In one window of Festucalex cinctus isolate MCC-2025b chromosome 14, RoL_Fcin_1.0, whole genome shotgun sequence DNA:
- the npm3 gene encoding nucleoplasmin-3, translating into MSFTDEEASDVGLAGQTKMDSFLFCCELSSTVPFFCFQGDEDDDQEHFIEFRTVCLGEGAQEENNVVEVTAMNHQGKTTSVPIANLHIGCLPMVSLGEFELKGPVTVRLKAGSGPVTVSGLHLIASEVEQSDLEEEEDEDEDDDDEEEDDVSPIKPAKKKNKQLQ; encoded by the exons ATGTCTTTCACCGACGAAGAAGCCTCAGACGTCGGCTTGGCGGGTCAAACAAAGATGGACAGCTTCCTGTTCT GTTGCGAGCTCTCCTCCACAGTTCCTTTCTTCTGCTTCCAAGGAGATGAGGATGATGACCAGGAGCACTTCATTGAGTTCAGAACG GTATGTTTGGGTGAAGGTGCCCAAGAGGAGAATAACGTGGTGGAGGTGACAGCCATGAACCACCAAGGAAAGACAACTTCAGTGCCCATTGCGAATCTTCACATCGGCTGCCTTCCAATG GTGAGCTTGGGTGAGTTTGAGCTCAAAGGACCAGTGACGGTCCGCCTCAAGGCCGGCTCAGGACCAGTGACTGTCAGCGGCCTGCACCTTATTG CTTCAGAGGTTGAACAATCAGActtggaggaggaagaggatgaagatgaggatgacgatgatgaggaggaagatgacGTCAGCCCTATCAAACcagcaaagaagaagaacaagcagCTGCAGTAG
- the oga gene encoding protein O-GlcNAcase, with amino-acid sequence MVQKDKTLERTPVEAEPSSSPVSGEACAAGPGLLEESGGISVEATGHRKFISGVVEGFYGRPWTMEQRKELFRRQQKWGLNTYLYAPKDDYKHRMFWRELYSVEEAEQLMTLIGAAKEYGIEFIYAISPGLDITFSNQKEVTALKRKLDQVTHFGCKSFALLFDDIDHNMCPADKEVFSSFAHAQVSITNEIYQYLGEPETFLFCPTEYCGTFCYPNVSQSPYLHTVGEKLLPDIDILWTGPKVVSKDITVESIEEVSKILRRAPVIWDNIHANDYDQKRLFLGPYKGRSTELIPRLKGVLTNPNCEFESNFVAIHTLATWYKSNMNGVRKDVVMTDGEDSTVSIQIKLENEGSDEELETDMLYSPQLALKLALTEWLGDFVVPHQYNSRQVPQSGAKSAVVDASSMAPPSLCSDTTVTTVFQQPIMSPSMPPHLLEPHPMAKTPEQEEEVEKKDSDDEPMEMVVEKQEEVGTEPKLEGPILADKMAEELKPMDTDKESLGESKSSEESIQEDSGSDIAPMQTDDQLKQDVFAPGPNEKPLFTVEPLSIEDLCLLAELFYLPYEHGPKAMQMLKEFNWLRANSSVVSVNCKMKEDEKVAEWQLRAEKFEDMCCSVIQMFTRLSNSANRTILYDLYPYIWDIKSIISMVKSFVQWLGCRSQSSAQFPKGDQEPWAFRGGLAGEFQRLLPIDGANDLFYQPPPSLPTSKIYSIRPYFPKDEASVYKICKEMYYEGMEDAPSTEQESDLIGDKLVGGLLSLSPDYGFVLEDDEGICGYALGTVDVKPFIKKCEMSWIPFMQEKYHKPDGQKDLTEAEKMILSFHEEEEGLPESFLSNFPSLIKVDIHAKVTDPSVAKSMMGCLLSSLKANGSQGAFCKVRQTDKRMLDFYSKLGCFEVAKMEGFPKDAIIMGRSL; translated from the exons ATGGTCCAAAAAGATAAGACGCTGGAGAGGACACCGGTGGAAGCCGAACCGAGCTCCAGCCCAGTCTCAGGAGAGGCTTGTGCCGCGGGTCCCGGCCTGTTGGAAGAGTCCGGAGGAATCAGCGTGGAAGCGACGGGCCACAGAAAATTCATCAGtggagtggtggaag GCTTTTATGGGCGACCGTGGACAATGGAACAGAGGAAAGAGTTGTTCAGGAG ACAGCAGAAATGGGGACTGAATACGTACCTTTACGCACCCAAAGATGACTACAAACACAGAATGTTCTGGAGGGAGTTGTACTCAGTGGAGGAAGCAG AACAACTTATGACTCTAATTGGAGCAGCCAAAGAGTACGGCATTGAGTTCATCTACGCAATTTCTCCCGGACTTGACATCACTTTCTCTAATCAGAAAGAGGTCACAGCACTCAAGAGGAAACTAGACCAG GTGACACACTTTGGTTGCAAGTCATTCGCCTTACTTTTTGACGACATCGACCACAACATGTGCCCCGCTGACAAGGAGGTGTTCAGCTCATTTGCGCACGCTCAGGTGTCCATCACGAATGAAATCTACCAGTACCTTGGAGAGCCTGAAACCTTCTTGTTCTGTCCCACGG AGTACTGCGGAACCTTCTGCTACCCGAATGTGTCTCAGTCTCCCTACCTCCACACAGTAGGAGAGAAGCTGTTGCCTGACATCGACATTTTGTGGACAG GACCCAAAGTTGTATCCAAAGACATCACAGTTGAGTCGATTGAGGAAGTGTCTAAGATTTTAAGAAGAGCCCCTGTGATCTGGGACAACATTCACGCCAATGACTACGACCAGAAGAGGCTCTTCTTGGGTCCTTACAAGGGCCGCTCCACAGAACTCATCCCCAGACTGAAGGGAGTCCTCACTAACCCCAACTGCGAGTTTGAGTCCAACTTTGTTGCCATCCACACTCTGGCCACCTGGTATAAGTCTAACATGAACGGCGTGCGCAAGGATGTGGTCATGA CGGATGGTGAGGACAGCACCGTTTCCATCCAGATTAAGTTGGAGAATGAGGGCAGTGATGAAGAACTGGAGACAGACATGCTTTACAGCCCCCAGCTAGCCCTGAAGTTGGCCCTCACCGAGTGGCTTGGAGACTTTGTTGTGCCTCATCAATATAACA GCCGACAGGTGCCTCAGAGCGGTGCCAAAAGTGCAGTCGTCGACGCGTCCTCCATGGCCCCGCCCTCACTTTGCTCCGATACCACAGTGACGACTGTGTTCCAGCAGCCCATAATGTCTCCGTCCATGCCGCCTCACCTACTAGAACCACACCCCATGGCAAAAACGCCTGAGCAGGAAGAGGAG GTGGAGAAGAAGGATTCTGACGATGAGCCCATGGAGATGGTGGTTGAGAAGCAGGAGGAGGTGGGCACAGAGCCAAAACTTGAGGGCCCCATCTTGGCTGACAAGATGGCAGAAGAGTTGAAGCCCATGGATACGGACAAAGAGAGCTTGGGCGAGTCCAAGTCTTCCGAAGAATCTATCCAGGAAGATTCTGGGAGCGATATTGCCCCAATGCAGACTGACGATCAACTCAAACAG GACGTATTTGCGCCAGGTCCCAATGAGAAGCCGCTGTTCACTGTGGAGCCACTCTCCATTGAGGACCTTTGCCTTCTGGCGGAACTCTTCTACCTGCCTTACGAGCACGGCCCCAAGGCCATGCAGATGTTGAAAGAGTTCAACTGGCTGCGAGCCAACAGCAGCGTTGTCAGTGTCAACTGCAAGATGAAGGAAGATGAGAAG GTTGCAGAATGGCAGTTGAGAGCAGAGAAGTTTGAGGACATGTGCTGCTCAGTCATCCAGATGTTCACACGGCTGTCCAATTCGGCCAACCGCACCATCCTGTATGACCTCTACCCTTACATCTGGGACATCAAGAGCATCATTTCTATGGTCAAGTCCTTTGTCCAGTGGCTAG GGTGTCGTAGTCAGTCCTCGGCACAATTCCCTAAAGGAGACCAAGAACCGTGGGCCTTTAGGGGAGGTCTAGCAGGAGAGTTCCAG AGATTATTGCCAATCGATGGGGCAAACGATCTTTTTTACCAGCCGCCACCATCACTGCCTACCTCCAAAATCTATTCGATAAGGCCCTACTTTCCCAAAGATGAG GCTTCGGTGTATAAAATCTGTAAAGAAATGTACTATGAAGGAATGGAGGATGCACCTTCCACTGAGCAGGAATCTGACCTCATTGGTGACAA GTTGGTCGGAGGCCTTCTGTCTTTGAGCCCGGACTACGGCTTTGTGCTGGAGGATGATGAAGGCATCTGCGGCTACGCTCTGGGCACCGTAGACGTCAAGCCCTTTATCAAGAAATGCGAGATGAGCTGGATTCCTTTCATGCAAGAGAAGTATCACAAACCTGATGGTCAAAAGGATCTCACGGAGGCCGAG AAGATGATTTTGAGTTTccacgaggaagaggagggtctACCGGAATCGTTCCTGTCTAACTTCCCATCTCTCATCAAGGTTGACATTCATGCAAAGGTCACTGATCCCAGTGTGGCTAAAAGCATGATGGGATGTCTGTTATCTTCCCTTAAGGCCAACG GCTCCCAAGGGGCTTTCTGTAAGGTTCGCCAGACCGACAAGAGAATGTTGGACTTCTATAGTAAGCTTGGATGCTTTGAGGTGGCCAAGATGGAGGGATTTCCCAAAGATGCCATCATAATGGGGCGGAGCTTATGA
- the pprc1 gene encoding uncharacterized protein pprc1 isoform X1: protein MAVRWGSGEEVLTTCNMDFLPLDTLGVATELCSGETLEALQSCLDPSILSIFDTPSLESKGLDGDSEVTLLTALSDILDNMDDENLSPFDSLPESDLLSCQGREPSPLKRLPRLPRSTPERDSFCSRPQSTGKDLSKMKDLLQRSDGEEEDAGSLTLSPLRPGLPSDCTSADLDGPTVPFPVTIEQESGLSVSLGDMIKHIHPYCMTICMEDDESVQMLPAGGILLEVVDQGENGEPILAVQDLPVPLPIEESTENKPRAENEDEIASDSSEHIVVVVDDDDDDGAFCQAPVRIPGLCSDGKDGNRMNKQTKDTIAIRSSRRKRKKKCQKHHPPAERRVLRSSAMRNKKQELPHKSEKMQLEEQKINKVAETSAGPAPSSLNLKEITPHQNESQAEITTLTPDSPVKASMIFVSPQPTGLLNAGLTASPAQAVSSQEPIKMSQVPDGLSTQPSSMSSSNPAAAINITLTVDEPLPPETPAAPEPKPKSLSLAEYRRLRLQKKPVVVDKQGDNSTKWPSLPELPKELPPIPYLPQASPRDPRWPIFQAVKKAVDVKPAWQPRGPCAPPTPEALLAPPAYMVASTNKAANALPSQSKVSTPKPNVPQQPVAGASDSVTTHISGKCTKLSEDKAEVTERPPQLVKTTTETIQCRSAATVSVPRQHTQVCQNVPGIPPPSNSRRTSAKALTTDAKPCSTPSLHPMTPSSLKSKLQPKEQVTRQTEAPKAKCPTQELIESFTSEMGIEAADMTSLLEQFEETQAKEQQNVPEVCGRAVAVGNSSVEFPRKKTVVERVSDLSSPAALTPPATPPHHMWKPLAPVSLLGKAKATEPSKANPTKAIRIEPSPLTSARFHAKPTAAAATVPYSVVCMDHDYSLPSRDASPTGEASKRCTVKQQITIKPMRHPVTTTTTAPCILETTYESKPNPQASSPTPGALNNGIDGIGESSVLETPEASPARQESESTERILRRRAFERSYRWHAASRSTSSKRRGQKQRSQRSPSVSSSLESDSHSSRSRSRSQSRSRFTSKKRFHHRRSRSRSSSSSRSSSRSSVSRSPPRRRKYSYSSSHSGSWSRSRSRSQSPRRRMQWRRKRSIYSPSYRSPYVYAAEDVKSRKDKAIEERRVVYIGRIRGTMTQRELRERFSYFGEVEDCTLHFREQGDNYGFVTYYNTKDAFTAIENGSKLRKADELPFELCFGGRRQFCKTTYADLDSNRDYGASSAKGKLKTLDFDTLLKQAQRSLKR, encoded by the exons ATGGCGGTGCGGTGGGGCTCTGGCGAGGAGGTTTTAACGACTTGCAATATGGATTTTTTACCTTTGGATACACTCGGCGTG GCCACTGAATTGTGCTCCGGGGAAACGTTGGAGGCTCTGCAAAGCTGCTTGGACCCCTCCATCCTTTCCATCTTTGACACACCGTCCCTAGAG AGTAAAGGACTAGACGGGGACAGTGAAGTCACGCTATTAACCGCTCTGTCGGACATACTGGACAATATGGATGATGAAAACCTGTCCCCATTTGACTCGCTTCCAGAGTCTGACCTGCTGTCGTGTCAGGGCAGAGAACCCTCACCG CTCAAGAGATTACCACGTCTGCCACGGTCCACTCCAGAGAGAGACTCCTTTTGTTCAAGACCACAATCGACTGGAAAG GACCTCTCCAAGATGAAAGACTTGTTGCAGAGAAGTGACGGGGAGGAAGAGGATGCTGGTTCTCTCACTCTGAGCCCACTGAGGCCCGGTTTACCTTCTGACTGCACTTCGGCAGACTTGGATGGTCCAACTGTTCCGTTTCCTGTCACCATTGAGCAGGAGAGTGGCCTTTCAGTCAGTCTGggtgacatgatcaaacacatacATCCCTACTGCATGACCATTTGCATGGAGGATGATGAGAGCGTGCAGATGTTGCCTGCTGGAGGAATCTTACTGGAGGTGGTGGATCAGGGTGAAAATGGAGAGCCCATCCTGGCTGTCCAAGACCTCCCAGTTCCTCTGCCAATTGAAGAGTCTACAGAGAATAAGCCAAGGGCCGAAAATGAGGACGAAATAGCTTCTGACAGTTCTGagcatattgttgttgttgttgatgatgatgatgatgatggagcaTTCTGTCAGGCTCCGGTGAGAATTCCAGGCTTATGTTCAGATGGGAAAGATGGCAATAGGATGAACAAACAGACGAAAGACACCATAGCAATAAGGTCCTCCCGcaggaaaaggaaaaagaaatgcCAGAAACATCACCCACCTGCCGAGAGAAGGGTCCTCAGGAGTTCCGCGATGAGAAATAAAAAACAGGAATTACCTCATAAGTCTGAAAAAATGCAACTCGAGGAACAGAAGATAAACAAAGTGGCAGAGACTTCAGCTGGGCCTGCACCTTCCTCTTTAAACCTTAAGGAAATAACTCCACACCAAAATGAATCACAAGCAGAAATCACCACCTTGACCCCTGACTCTCCTGTGAAAGCTTCTATGATCTTTGTGTCACCACAGCCTACAGGACTGTTAAACGCTGGCCTTACTGCAAGTCCAGCCCAAGCAGTCTCTTCCCAGGAGCCGATTAAAATGTCCCAAGTTCCTGATGGACTCTCCACTCAACCATCCTCTATGTCTTCCAGCAACCCAGCAGCTGCCATAAACATCACGTTGACTGTAGATGAGCCACTCCCACCTGAGACTCCTGCAGCTCCAGAGCCAAAGCCCAAGTCCCTCAGTCTGGCTGAGTACCGACGACTGCGGCTGCAGAAGAAGCCTGTTGTGGTGGATAAACAAGGCGACAACAGCACCAAGTGGCCCAGCCTTCCGGAGCTGCCCAAAGAATTGCCCCCTATCCCCTACTTGCCTCAAGCCAGCCCCAGGGATCCTCGGTGGCCCATCTTTCAGGCTGTAAAAAAGGCAGTTGATGTCAAACCTGCCTGGCAACCTCGGGGACCCTGTGCTCCACCCACCCCTGAGGCACTGTTAGCGCCGCCTGCCTATATGGTCGCCTCAACCAACAAGGCTGCTAATGCCCTCCCTTCACAATCAAAAGTCTCGACTCCAAAGCCAAATGTACCCCAACAACCTGTAGCTGGTGCATCAGATTCTGTCACCACGCACATCTCtggaaaatgtacaaaattatcAGAAGACAAGGCTGAAGTCACTGAGAGGCCACCACAGCTTGTCAAAACCACTACAGAGACAATCCAGTGCAGATCTGCTGCTACCGTTTCTGTTCCAAGGCAGCACACCCAAGTTTGCCAGAATGTACCCGGCATTCCTCCTCCTTCAAACAGTCGCCGCACATCTGCAAAGGCCCTGACAACAGATGCCAAACCCTGTTCTACTCCTTCCCTTCATCCCATGACACCATCAAGTCTTAAATCAAAACTTCAACCAAAAGAGCAAGTCACGAGACAAACAGAAGCTCCAAAGGCAAAGTGCCCCACACAGGAGTTGATTGAGTCCTTCACCAGTGAGATGG GTATTGAGGCAGCTGATATGACCAGCCTGTTGGAGCAGTTTGAGGAAACACAAG CGAAAGAGCAACAAAATGTACCGGAGGTCTGTGGTAGAGCAGTAGCTGTAGGAAACTCCAG TGTCGAATTTCCACGTAAGAAAACTGTTGTGGAGCGCGTCAGTGATCTCTCAAGCCCTGCAG CTTTAACTCCTCCAGCCACTCCTCCGCACCACATGTGGAAGCCTCTGGCACCTGTTTCCTTGCTGGGAAAGGCCAAGGCCACAGAGCCGTCCAAAGCAAACCCCACTAAGGCTATTCGGATAGAACCCAGCCCTTTGACTTCAGCTAGATTCCATGCCAAGCCAACTGCGGCCGCCGCCACTGTACCTTACAGTGTGGTGTGCATGGATCACGACTACAGCCTCCCCAGCAGAGATGCTTCTCCTACTGGAGAAGCAAGCAAGCGCTGCACTGTCAAACAGCAGATCACGATTAAACCCATGAGGCACCCTGTTACGACCACTACAACGGCCCCGTGCATCCTGGAGACCACCTACGAGTCAAAACCTAACCCACAAGCATCTTCACCAACTCCAGGAGCTTTGAACAATGGCATTGATGGGATAGGGGAATCCTCTGTTCTGGAGACTCCAGAAGCTTCTCCAGCACGTCAGGAGAGCGAATCGACCGAAAGAATTCTTAGGAGGAGGGCTTTTGAAAGGTCGTATCGTTGGCATGCTGCCTCTCGCAGTACCAGCTCCAAACGGAGGGGGCAAAAACAAAGATCCCAACGTTCTCCATCTGTATCCAGCAGCTTAGAGTCTGATTCGCACTCATCTCGATCTCGATCGAGATCTCAGTCGAGATCACGCTTCACATCCAAGAAAAG GTTTCATCATCGCCGCTCTCGCAGCAGATCCAGCTCTTCATCCCGTTCGTCTTCACGATCCTCCGTATCCCGCTCTCCTCCCAGGAGGAGAAAATACTCGTATTCCTCCTCTCACTCTGGTTCTTGGAGTCGCTCTAGATCGCGGTCTCAATCCCCCCGAAGACGAATGCAATGGAGGAGAAAGAGATCTATTTATAG TCCTTCATATCGGAGTCCATATGTGTACGCTGCTGAAGATGTGAAGTCTCGCAAAGACAAAGCCATT GAAGAGAGGCGGGTTGTTTACATTGGCCGAATTCGAGGCACAATGACCCAAAGGGAGCTCAGAGAGCGTTTTTCCTACTTTGGCGAGGTGGAGGATTGCACTCTGCACTTTAGGGAACAAGG GGACAACTACGGGTTTGTGACTTACTATAACACCAAGGATGCTTTCACTGCCATTGAGAATGGAAGCAAGCTGCGTAAGGCTGACGAGCTGCCATTCGAGCTGTGCTTCGGTGGAAGGAGGCAGTTCTGCAAAACCACCTATGCTGACCTAG ATTCTAACAGAGACTATGGCGCATCATCTGCAAAAGGCAAGCTGAAGACACTAGACTTTGACACTTTATTGAAGCAGGCGCAGCGGAGCCTGAAGAGGTAA
- the pprc1 gene encoding uncharacterized protein pprc1 isoform X2, giving the protein MLVTCFDEQKKATELCSGETLEALQSCLDPSILSIFDTPSLESKGLDGDSEVTLLTALSDILDNMDDENLSPFDSLPESDLLSCQGREPSPLKRLPRLPRSTPERDSFCSRPQSTGKDLSKMKDLLQRSDGEEEDAGSLTLSPLRPGLPSDCTSADLDGPTVPFPVTIEQESGLSVSLGDMIKHIHPYCMTICMEDDESVQMLPAGGILLEVVDQGENGEPILAVQDLPVPLPIEESTENKPRAENEDEIASDSSEHIVVVVDDDDDDGAFCQAPVRIPGLCSDGKDGNRMNKQTKDTIAIRSSRRKRKKKCQKHHPPAERRVLRSSAMRNKKQELPHKSEKMQLEEQKINKVAETSAGPAPSSLNLKEITPHQNESQAEITTLTPDSPVKASMIFVSPQPTGLLNAGLTASPAQAVSSQEPIKMSQVPDGLSTQPSSMSSSNPAAAINITLTVDEPLPPETPAAPEPKPKSLSLAEYRRLRLQKKPVVVDKQGDNSTKWPSLPELPKELPPIPYLPQASPRDPRWPIFQAVKKAVDVKPAWQPRGPCAPPTPEALLAPPAYMVASTNKAANALPSQSKVSTPKPNVPQQPVAGASDSVTTHISGKCTKLSEDKAEVTERPPQLVKTTTETIQCRSAATVSVPRQHTQVCQNVPGIPPPSNSRRTSAKALTTDAKPCSTPSLHPMTPSSLKSKLQPKEQVTRQTEAPKAKCPTQELIESFTSEMGIEAADMTSLLEQFEETQAKEQQNVPEVCGRAVAVGNSSVEFPRKKTVVERVSDLSSPAALTPPATPPHHMWKPLAPVSLLGKAKATEPSKANPTKAIRIEPSPLTSARFHAKPTAAAATVPYSVVCMDHDYSLPSRDASPTGEASKRCTVKQQITIKPMRHPVTTTTTAPCILETTYESKPNPQASSPTPGALNNGIDGIGESSVLETPEASPARQESESTERILRRRAFERSYRWHAASRSTSSKRRGQKQRSQRSPSVSSSLESDSHSSRSRSRSQSRSRFTSKKRFHHRRSRSRSSSSSRSSSRSSVSRSPPRRRKYSYSSSHSGSWSRSRSRSQSPRRRMQWRRKRSIYSPSYRSPYVYAAEDVKSRKDKAIEERRVVYIGRIRGTMTQRELRERFSYFGEVEDCTLHFREQGDNYGFVTYYNTKDAFTAIENGSKLRKADELPFELCFGGRRQFCKTTYADLDSNRDYGASSAKGKLKTLDFDTLLKQAQRSLKR; this is encoded by the exons ATGCTAGTGACGTGTTTCGACGAACAAAAAAAG GCCACTGAATTGTGCTCCGGGGAAACGTTGGAGGCTCTGCAAAGCTGCTTGGACCCCTCCATCCTTTCCATCTTTGACACACCGTCCCTAGAG AGTAAAGGACTAGACGGGGACAGTGAAGTCACGCTATTAACCGCTCTGTCGGACATACTGGACAATATGGATGATGAAAACCTGTCCCCATTTGACTCGCTTCCAGAGTCTGACCTGCTGTCGTGTCAGGGCAGAGAACCCTCACCG CTCAAGAGATTACCACGTCTGCCACGGTCCACTCCAGAGAGAGACTCCTTTTGTTCAAGACCACAATCGACTGGAAAG GACCTCTCCAAGATGAAAGACTTGTTGCAGAGAAGTGACGGGGAGGAAGAGGATGCTGGTTCTCTCACTCTGAGCCCACTGAGGCCCGGTTTACCTTCTGACTGCACTTCGGCAGACTTGGATGGTCCAACTGTTCCGTTTCCTGTCACCATTGAGCAGGAGAGTGGCCTTTCAGTCAGTCTGggtgacatgatcaaacacatacATCCCTACTGCATGACCATTTGCATGGAGGATGATGAGAGCGTGCAGATGTTGCCTGCTGGAGGAATCTTACTGGAGGTGGTGGATCAGGGTGAAAATGGAGAGCCCATCCTGGCTGTCCAAGACCTCCCAGTTCCTCTGCCAATTGAAGAGTCTACAGAGAATAAGCCAAGGGCCGAAAATGAGGACGAAATAGCTTCTGACAGTTCTGagcatattgttgttgttgttgatgatgatgatgatgatggagcaTTCTGTCAGGCTCCGGTGAGAATTCCAGGCTTATGTTCAGATGGGAAAGATGGCAATAGGATGAACAAACAGACGAAAGACACCATAGCAATAAGGTCCTCCCGcaggaaaaggaaaaagaaatgcCAGAAACATCACCCACCTGCCGAGAGAAGGGTCCTCAGGAGTTCCGCGATGAGAAATAAAAAACAGGAATTACCTCATAAGTCTGAAAAAATGCAACTCGAGGAACAGAAGATAAACAAAGTGGCAGAGACTTCAGCTGGGCCTGCACCTTCCTCTTTAAACCTTAAGGAAATAACTCCACACCAAAATGAATCACAAGCAGAAATCACCACCTTGACCCCTGACTCTCCTGTGAAAGCTTCTATGATCTTTGTGTCACCACAGCCTACAGGACTGTTAAACGCTGGCCTTACTGCAAGTCCAGCCCAAGCAGTCTCTTCCCAGGAGCCGATTAAAATGTCCCAAGTTCCTGATGGACTCTCCACTCAACCATCCTCTATGTCTTCCAGCAACCCAGCAGCTGCCATAAACATCACGTTGACTGTAGATGAGCCACTCCCACCTGAGACTCCTGCAGCTCCAGAGCCAAAGCCCAAGTCCCTCAGTCTGGCTGAGTACCGACGACTGCGGCTGCAGAAGAAGCCTGTTGTGGTGGATAAACAAGGCGACAACAGCACCAAGTGGCCCAGCCTTCCGGAGCTGCCCAAAGAATTGCCCCCTATCCCCTACTTGCCTCAAGCCAGCCCCAGGGATCCTCGGTGGCCCATCTTTCAGGCTGTAAAAAAGGCAGTTGATGTCAAACCTGCCTGGCAACCTCGGGGACCCTGTGCTCCACCCACCCCTGAGGCACTGTTAGCGCCGCCTGCCTATATGGTCGCCTCAACCAACAAGGCTGCTAATGCCCTCCCTTCACAATCAAAAGTCTCGACTCCAAAGCCAAATGTACCCCAACAACCTGTAGCTGGTGCATCAGATTCTGTCACCACGCACATCTCtggaaaatgtacaaaattatcAGAAGACAAGGCTGAAGTCACTGAGAGGCCACCACAGCTTGTCAAAACCACTACAGAGACAATCCAGTGCAGATCTGCTGCTACCGTTTCTGTTCCAAGGCAGCACACCCAAGTTTGCCAGAATGTACCCGGCATTCCTCCTCCTTCAAACAGTCGCCGCACATCTGCAAAGGCCCTGACAACAGATGCCAAACCCTGTTCTACTCCTTCCCTTCATCCCATGACACCATCAAGTCTTAAATCAAAACTTCAACCAAAAGAGCAAGTCACGAGACAAACAGAAGCTCCAAAGGCAAAGTGCCCCACACAGGAGTTGATTGAGTCCTTCACCAGTGAGATGG GTATTGAGGCAGCTGATATGACCAGCCTGTTGGAGCAGTTTGAGGAAACACAAG CGAAAGAGCAACAAAATGTACCGGAGGTCTGTGGTAGAGCAGTAGCTGTAGGAAACTCCAG TGTCGAATTTCCACGTAAGAAAACTGTTGTGGAGCGCGTCAGTGATCTCTCAAGCCCTGCAG CTTTAACTCCTCCAGCCACTCCTCCGCACCACATGTGGAAGCCTCTGGCACCTGTTTCCTTGCTGGGAAAGGCCAAGGCCACAGAGCCGTCCAAAGCAAACCCCACTAAGGCTATTCGGATAGAACCCAGCCCTTTGACTTCAGCTAGATTCCATGCCAAGCCAACTGCGGCCGCCGCCACTGTACCTTACAGTGTGGTGTGCATGGATCACGACTACAGCCTCCCCAGCAGAGATGCTTCTCCTACTGGAGAAGCAAGCAAGCGCTGCACTGTCAAACAGCAGATCACGATTAAACCCATGAGGCACCCTGTTACGACCACTACAACGGCCCCGTGCATCCTGGAGACCACCTACGAGTCAAAACCTAACCCACAAGCATCTTCACCAACTCCAGGAGCTTTGAACAATGGCATTGATGGGATAGGGGAATCCTCTGTTCTGGAGACTCCAGAAGCTTCTCCAGCACGTCAGGAGAGCGAATCGACCGAAAGAATTCTTAGGAGGAGGGCTTTTGAAAGGTCGTATCGTTGGCATGCTGCCTCTCGCAGTACCAGCTCCAAACGGAGGGGGCAAAAACAAAGATCCCAACGTTCTCCATCTGTATCCAGCAGCTTAGAGTCTGATTCGCACTCATCTCGATCTCGATCGAGATCTCAGTCGAGATCACGCTTCACATCCAAGAAAAG GTTTCATCATCGCCGCTCTCGCAGCAGATCCAGCTCTTCATCCCGTTCGTCTTCACGATCCTCCGTATCCCGCTCTCCTCCCAGGAGGAGAAAATACTCGTATTCCTCCTCTCACTCTGGTTCTTGGAGTCGCTCTAGATCGCGGTCTCAATCCCCCCGAAGACGAATGCAATGGAGGAGAAAGAGATCTATTTATAG TCCTTCATATCGGAGTCCATATGTGTACGCTGCTGAAGATGTGAAGTCTCGCAAAGACAAAGCCATT GAAGAGAGGCGGGTTGTTTACATTGGCCGAATTCGAGGCACAATGACCCAAAGGGAGCTCAGAGAGCGTTTTTCCTACTTTGGCGAGGTGGAGGATTGCACTCTGCACTTTAGGGAACAAGG GGACAACTACGGGTTTGTGACTTACTATAACACCAAGGATGCTTTCACTGCCATTGAGAATGGAAGCAAGCTGCGTAAGGCTGACGAGCTGCCATTCGAGCTGTGCTTCGGTGGAAGGAGGCAGTTCTGCAAAACCACCTATGCTGACCTAG ATTCTAACAGAGACTATGGCGCATCATCTGCAAAAGGCAAGCTGAAGACACTAGACTTTGACACTTTATTGAAGCAGGCGCAGCGGAGCCTGAAGAGGTAA